A genomic stretch from Alosa sapidissima isolate fAloSap1 chromosome 3, fAloSap1.pri, whole genome shotgun sequence includes:
- the LOC121705565 gene encoding cytosolic 5'-nucleotidase 3-like — translation MEWGGYGEFFGRLKRCDVPVLIFSAGLGDVLLEILKHNNVLSSNLSIRANFMHFSEEGLLQGCKEPLIHTFNKGEGHLASPTHTAHDRPNVLLLGDSLGDVSMADNLTNVMNVLRIGFLNDKRKGERPTPPRMTLSWRGTRRWTSPTPFCATSP, via the exons ATGGAATG gggcggGTATGGTGAGTTCTTTGGTCGTCTGAAGAGGTGTGATGTTCCTGTGCTGATCTTCTCGGCAGGCCTGGGGGACGTCCTACTGGAGATCCTTAAACACAACAATGTGCTCAGCTCCAACCTCTCCATACGAGCCAACTTCATGCACTTTAGTGAGgag GGATTGCTGCAGGGCTGTAAAGAGCCCCTCATACACACTTTCAACAAGGGGGAGGGGCATCTAGCAAGCCCCACCCATACGGCACATGACCGCCCCAATGTGTTGTTGCTAGGAGACTCTCTAGGTGATGTCAGCATGGCAGATAACCTCACCAACGTCATGAACGTCCTCCGCATCGGCTTCCTCAATGACaag AGGAAAGGAGAGCGGCCTACTCCTCCTCGTATGACATTGTCCTGGAGAGGGACGAGACGCTGGACATCCCCAACGCCATTCTGCGCTACATCTCCATGA